A region from the Aliarcobacter thereius LMG 24486 genome encodes:
- a CDS encoding ATP-dependent nuclease, translating to MKEIKITIENLKKIKKLEFTLSLEQGLYAIIGNNGNGKSSLITSIAKLVRPSILKEEFAGSTNNFSNAKITYTNAYGFDVTWQKNPNWHALENYDMMPRYKGFFESSIITGTRFHHLHNKQFVLKAKDVDNSKEASIFIKENLDYIINGTATTHFENLYYVDLEKDKRVYYLKFDEDNYINEFNLSTGEYFLLSVLKIIQTFSNRRQKDELRILIIDEIDIALHPMAQRRFIEKLKEWMVDYNLLVVFATHSLQIINSLESKDIYYIENNEIFNPIYPLYLTSKLFEHTSYDKVILVEDDLAIRFINKMLGDIKYERLLLKLIPIGGWEKVLEIYSQNEKFKYFGKADTLVILDGDVISEANKKPYKIIPKTFLPFRNIERFCVEKLFEKRSNFIDFLEGIIYPTKVINLNIIELTDIEFKISDANTDKIKKIFKKLVDELVIYSEKSNTDILNELINYIYDEVSCIEKYKKLLQELEDYLNK from the coding sequence ATGAAAGAAATCAAGATAACTATTGAAAATCTAAAGAAGATAAAAAAATTAGAGTTCACACTTTCTCTTGAACAGGGTTTATATGCAATTATAGGAAATAATGGAAACGGCAAGTCTTCTTTAATAACATCCATAGCTAAACTTGTAAGACCTTCTATTCTTAAAGAAGAATTTGCAGGGAGTACAAATAATTTTTCTAATGCAAAGATTACTTACACAAATGCATATGGATTTGATGTAACATGGCAAAAAAATCCAAATTGGCATGCATTGGAAAATTATGACATGATGCCAAGATATAAAGGATTTTTTGAATCGTCTATTATTACAGGGACGAGATTTCATCATCTTCATAACAAACAGTTTGTTTTGAAAGCAAAAGATGTAGATAACTCAAAAGAAGCTTCTATTTTTATCAAAGAAAACTTAGATTATATTATCAATGGCACTGCAACTACTCATTTTGAAAATCTCTATTATGTAGATCTCGAAAAAGATAAAAGAGTTTATTACCTTAAGTTTGATGAAGATAATTATATAAATGAATTCAATTTAAGTACTGGTGAATATTTCTTGCTTTCTGTACTAAAAATCATTCAAACATTTTCAAATAGACGACAAAAAGATGAATTAAGAATACTCATAATTGATGAAATCGACATCGCCTTACATCCTATGGCACAAAGAAGATTTATAGAAAAACTGAAAGAATGGATGGTTGATTACAATCTTTTAGTTGTGTTTGCAACCCATTCTCTACAGATTATTAATAGTTTAGAGTCTAAAGATATTTACTATATTGAAAATAATGAGATTTTTAATCCTATTTATCCTTTATATTTAACATCAAAACTTTTTGAACATACATCATATGATAAAGTAATTTTAGTAGAAGATGATTTAGCTATAAGATTTATCAATAAAATGTTAGGTGATATAAAATATGAAAGGCTTCTTTTAAAACTAATTCCAATAGGTGGATGGGAGAAAGTACTTGAAATATATAGTCAAAATGAAAAGTTTAAGTATTTTGGTAAAGCTGATACATTAGTAATACTAGATGGGGATGTAATTAGTGAAGCTAATAAAAAACCATATAAAATAATACCTAAAACATTTTTGCCATTTAGAAATATTGAGAGATTTTGTGTAGAAAAGTTATTTGAGAAAAGAAGTAATTTTATTGATTTTTTAGAAGGTATTATTTATCCTACAAAAGTAATCAATTTGAATATTATAGAACTAACAGATATTGAATTTAAAATATCTGATGCAAATACAGATAAAATCAAAAAAATATTTAAAAAACTTGTTGACGAACTTGTAATATATTCTGAGAAATCAAATACGGACATCTTAAACGAATTAATAAATTATATATATGATGAAGTATCTTGTATAGAAAAATATAAAAAACTTTTACAAGAGTTAGAAGATTATTTAAATAAATAA
- a CDS encoding NAD-dependent epimerase/dehydratase family protein, translating to MRVSVTGGSGFIGSKFIELFADKFEGIKSLNSKSCPLDNYEKILEVTKDIDVLVHTAFDHSYKNNISGIRNILKACEQNGVKKLIHISTVSVYEPDAKGVLNENSPYSKLNDPYSKEKRKIEQEIEKYKNRAFDIIILQPTIVYGLGGSWTKYALHVCKAKEVRLPDTGDKICNAVHVDDVANAIYQSCVSDVKFDKFLISGSEPITWKEFYSKHCQVLKELKLPSSCNIQNSPNENEFHKKKIVDIVFQLWFKTPIGNVLDMLVGILKKLRAKSYSSTNNKSDLKIFLQSEVNENILEPLAITKKVHNCNFSVDSQKAKEKLSYEGLVSFDVGMKKLRDEILGL from the coding sequence ATGAGAGTATCAGTCACAGGTGGAAGTGGATTTATAGGAAGTAAGTTTATAGAACTATTTGCTGATAAATTTGAGGGTATTAAATCGTTAAATAGTAAGAGTTGCCCATTGGACAATTATGAAAAGATTTTAGAAGTTACAAAAGATATAGATGTATTAGTACATACAGCATTTGACCATAGCTATAAAAACAATATATCAGGGATAAGAAATATTTTAAAAGCTTGCGAGCAAAATGGTGTCAAAAAACTGATACATATAAGTACAGTTTCTGTCTATGAACCAGATGCTAAAGGAGTACTTAATGAAAACTCGCCTTACTCAAAACTCAACGACCCATATTCAAAAGAAAAAAGAAAAATCGAGCAAGAGATAGAAAAGTATAAAAACAGAGCTTTTGATATAATCATTCTCCAACCAACGATTGTATATGGATTAGGAGGCAGCTGGACAAAATATGCTCTTCATGTATGTAAAGCTAAAGAAGTACGATTGCCTGATACTGGAGATAAAATCTGTAATGCTGTGCATGTAGATGATGTAGCAAATGCTATATATCAATCATGTGTAAGCGATGTGAAGTTTGATAAGTTTTTGATAAGTGGTAGTGAGCCGATTACTTGGAAAGAGTTTTATTCAAAACATTGTCAAGTATTAAAAGAACTAAAATTACCTTCAAGCTGTAATATACAAAATAGTCCAAATGAAAATGAATTTCATAAAAAAAAGATAGTTGATATAGTATTTCAATTATGGTTTAAAACACCTATTGGAAATGTGTTGGATATGCTAGTTGGAATACTTAAAAAACTTAGAGCTAAAAGTTATTCAAGTACTAACAATAAAAGCGATTTAAAAATATTTTTACAAAGTGAAGTGAATGAAAATATCCTTGAACCTTTGGCTATTACTAAAAAAGTACATAATTGTAATTTTTCAGTTGATAGTCAAAAGGCTAAAGAAAAGCTTAGTTACGAAGGTTTGGTTTCTTTTGATGTTGGTATGAAGAAGTTGAGAGATGAAATTTTAGGTTTATAA
- a CDS encoding GMC oxidoreductase, with product MIFNCLNKNIKTKICIIGSGMGGGTLAQKLAEQNKEFILIEAGEWSGDSDNVSYENIGLDFGVRSTTTVQIGGTSNLWHGVLAPLDKIDFEKRDWIPKSGWAISLEELDQYYKKASEVLKVEKYDFFEKDSLTEELNTQLDNLIYNREYLKNKLFQQSVPHVNFKDVVKKICEHSEKQHLYYNTTALELIKENGKVTKLKVGNSDGSFSYVEAEQFIVCIGALETPRLLLNSQIKNENIGKYLMDHPMGNLCQLEFLTPSKYPIYSDTKYSSNMKIKTGLELTDEKQKELKLPNHNFYLRPSFVKGIDDESEKVKLSLLAFKDGGVSVKDVWKVLTNLNVIKQIVAYKFSLDVTYKYADLFFVTEQIPTENSYVGLSDKKDKWGYRKSLVNWQISDEDINSMKVWFELLLTELFPKEYYKFTHTLEDFNWKEIFTSAIHHVGTCRMGHDENEGVVNKNLKVFGIDNLYVCDGSIFTTAGNVNNGLTISAFACRLAEHLGSDK from the coding sequence ATGATATTTAATTGTTTAAATAAAAATATAAAAACAAAAATTTGTATCATCGGAAGTGGTATGGGTGGTGGAACACTTGCCCAAAAACTAGCTGAACAAAACAAAGAGTTTATTCTCATAGAAGCTGGTGAATGGAGTGGTGATAGTGATAATGTATCTTATGAAAATATTGGTCTTGACTTTGGAGTGAGAAGTACTACAACTGTTCAAATAGGTGGTACAAGTAATCTTTGGCATGGAGTACTCGCTCCTCTTGATAAGATTGATTTTGAAAAAAGAGATTGGATACCTAAAAGTGGTTGGGCTATAAGTCTAGAAGAGTTGGACCAATACTATAAAAAAGCAAGTGAAGTTTTAAAAGTAGAAAAATATGATTTTTTTGAAAAAGATAGCTTAACTGAGGAGTTAAATACACAACTTGATAATCTTATTTATAACAGAGAGTATCTCAAAAATAAACTTTTTCAACAATCAGTTCCACATGTCAACTTCAAAGATGTAGTAAAAAAGATATGTGAACATAGTGAAAAACAACATCTTTACTACAATACTACAGCACTAGAGTTAATTAAAGAAAATGGAAAGGTCACTAAGTTAAAAGTAGGAAATAGTGATGGAAGTTTCTCTTATGTTGAAGCTGAACAATTTATAGTGTGTATTGGTGCACTTGAGACTCCTAGGCTACTTTTAAATTCTCAGATAAAAAACGAGAATATAGGTAAGTACCTTATGGATCATCCTATGGGAAATCTTTGCCAATTAGAGTTTTTAACTCCTTCTAAATACCCTATATATTCAGACACAAAATACAGCTCAAACATGAAGATAAAAACAGGACTAGAACTAACCGATGAAAAACAAAAAGAGCTAAAACTACCAAATCATAACTTTTATTTAAGACCTTCATTTGTAAAAGGCATCGATGATGAATCTGAAAAAGTGAAGCTTTCACTGCTAGCTTTTAAAGATGGTGGAGTAAGTGTAAAAGATGTATGGAAAGTGCTTACTAATTTAAATGTAATAAAACAGATAGTAGCTTATAAGTTTTCACTTGATGTGACTTATAAATATGCAGATCTGTTTTTTGTAACCGAACAGATACCTACAGAAAACAGCTATGTAGGACTGTCAGACAAAAAAGATAAATGGGGATATAGAAAGTCACTAGTTAATTGGCAAATATCTGATGAAGATATAAATAGTATGAAAGTATGGTTTGAATTACTTCTAACAGAGCTTTTTCCAAAAGAGTATTATAAATTTACACACACATTGGAAGATTTTAACTGGAAAGAGATATTTACAAGTGCCATCCACCATGTGGGAACTTGTAGAATGGGACATGATGAAAATGAAGGGGTAGTGAATAAAAATCTTAAAGTATTTGGGATAGATAATCTCTATGTATGTGATGGTTCTATCTTTACAACAGCTGGAAATGTGAATAATGGATTAACTATATCTGCTTTTGCTTGCAGATTGGCAGAGCATTTAGGAAGTGATAAATGA
- a CDS encoding LicD family protein, whose protein sequence is MNIKEIDNKVIKKTLLETMEQFHNFCEQNNLKYFMVGGTLLGAVRHKGFIPWDDDIDVSMPKCDYEKLLKMSDKFNYPFLLKHFKIDGKHIYPNIQLINNNIIIEEDFYKSFPNGLWIDVFPLDYSFESNIAKKIQYGILRFLRNLLIIRVGSFKKKNKGAFTYNFIKFNHYLFRIIPISFFNNIRYLFEKLFNTISKKEYITNTYGAYGIREVSPKYIFSDRILLEFENRKYWAPKEYDLYLKKIYGDYMVLPDESKRIGNHIHKIISINDESL, encoded by the coding sequence ATGAATATTAAAGAGATAGATAATAAAGTTATTAAAAAAACTTTATTAGAAACGATGGAACAATTTCACAACTTTTGTGAGCAAAATAATCTGAAATATTTTATGGTCGGTGGAACTTTGCTTGGAGCCGTAAGACATAAAGGTTTTATCCCTTGGGATGATGATATTGATGTATCTATGCCAAAATGTGATTATGAAAAACTTCTTAAAATGTCTGATAAATTTAATTACCCTTTTCTTTTAAAACATTTTAAAATTGATGGTAAGCATATTTATCCAAATATTCAACTAATTAATAATAATATTATTATTGAAGAAGATTTTTATAAATCATTCCCTAATGGCTTGTGGATAGATGTTTTTCCACTTGATTATAGCTTTGAAAGTAATATAGCAAAAAAAATCCAATATGGAATTTTAAGATTTCTAAGAAATTTATTAATAATTAGAGTTGGTTCTTTTAAAAAGAAAAATAAAGGTGCTTTTACTTACAACTTTATTAAATTTAATCACTATTTATTTAGAATTATTCCAATATCATTTTTTAATAATATTAGATATCTTTTTGAAAAACTATTTAATACTATTTCTAAAAAAGAATATATTACAAATACATATGGAGCTTATGGAATTAGAGAAGTTTCACCTAAATATATATTTTCAGATAGAATCTTGTTGGAATTTGAAAATAGAAAATATTGGGCACCAAAAGAGTATGATTTATATTTAAAAAAAATATATGGAGACTATATGGTTTTACCAGATGAATCTAAACGAATAGGAAATCATATTCACAAAATAATTTCAATTAATGATGAAAGTTTATAA
- a CDS encoding EpsG family protein, protein MIGTYFIYNSILIFSTLFVWLSEKAKNGNSRFILLSIAFLIIFIPAAIRYNIGSDYWSYTELFYEYKITSVTHLELAYKTLLDIINFFNLDSHSFFAISSFLIYFILFLSYPKKGAWIFHFAYMSIFYLQSFNLIRSSIVLSLCMLFFKLYVEKRHILFQVILLVVAFLFHKTTILILLPMLLLWISFDILFNKKFFIFIMITFLLLLFIFKKDIVFIIINSGIAETIGYRHYLTSKLFIETSVEWIGFSLKILLLVPVILFYKHINNQYKRVALISSILLVSFIIFTTYIELFSRIQRFYFFGYFYSILCFYFIKNSLIRIPMIVYSLIFCFLLFQNYIFTNQSNICGGARIAPYVSIFNQEDDKSWSGIPHNKCINW, encoded by the coding sequence ATGATAGGAACATATTTTATATATAACTCTATTTTGATTTTTAGTACACTATTTGTTTGGTTAAGTGAAAAAGCAAAAAATGGAAATAGTAGATTTATACTTTTGAGTATTGCATTTTTGATTATTTTTATACCTGCAGCGATAAGGTACAACATAGGTAGTGATTACTGGAGCTATACTGAACTTTTTTATGAATATAAAATAACTTCAGTTACACATTTGGAATTAGCTTACAAAACCTTACTTGATATAATTAATTTTTTTAATTTAGATAGCCATTCTTTTTTTGCAATTTCTAGTTTCTTAATTTATTTTATATTATTTTTATCTTATCCTAAAAAAGGTGCTTGGATTTTTCATTTTGCATATATGTCTATATTTTATTTGCAAAGTTTTAATTTAATAAGAAGCTCAATTGTATTAAGTCTATGTATGTTATTTTTTAAGCTTTATGTAGAAAAAAGACATATACTATTTCAGGTTATTTTATTAGTAGTTGCATTTTTATTTCATAAAACAACTATTTTAATATTGCTCCCCATGTTATTACTTTGGATTAGTTTTGATATATTATTTAATAAGAAATTTTTTATATTTATTATGATTACCTTTCTCTTATTATTATTCATATTTAAAAAAGATATTGTATTTATAATAATAAATAGTGGTATTGCTGAAACAATAGGATATAGGCACTATCTTACCTCAAAATTATTTATTGAAACAAGTGTTGAATGGATTGGTTTTAGTTTAAAAATTTTACTACTTGTTCCAGTGATATTATTTTATAAACATATTAATAATCAATACAAAAGAGTTGCACTTATTAGCTCTATTCTGTTGGTGTCATTTATTATTTTTACAACTTACATAGAATTATTTTCTAGAATACAAAGATTTTATTTTTTTGGATATTTTTATTCAATTTTATGTTTTTATTTTATAAAGAATAGCTTAATTAGAATACCCATGATAGTATATTCACTTATATTTTGTTTTTTGTTATTCCAAAATTATATTTTTACTAATCAATCTAATATATGTGGAGGAGCTAGAATTGCACCATATGTATCAATTTTCAATCAAGAAGATGATAAAAGTTGGTCAGGTATTCCTCATAATAAGTGTATAAACTGGTAA
- a CDS encoding oligosaccharide flippase family protein has product MNLRKNILNLFVSNSVSYLIPLLQFPYLTRVLGIEEFGLFVFSYSIMLFLMIITNYGFELYLPKEIIEKNSSKKEINEIFTQTVLIRVGLFILSLFILFIVYFYTDYYKDRENILFILTIAVFFNSFTILWVYQVKEMIYLFSRITVIIRFVSLAFVFLFVNTKNDLDILIFILAITNAVILFITYYIAKNKFELSFGKIYVSKSIELLKNSFEYFISRLGVSVYATLGGFVIGAFSGSLKQVAYYGVAHQLYTAGLFAMSSISTPLLPYMTRTKNYKLFFKIVLIALFLTICGSFVGYYFGEEILVLIYGSEMIDAKSVLNIFMITIILSVIGVMFGYPALVPLGKSRVANLSVIYAGIAQLIMICVLYVFKLPFTAVSIAITYFFCDLVMSSYRGYVFAKTYRNAK; this is encoded by the coding sequence ATGAATCTTAGGAAGAATATTTTAAATCTATTTGTATCAAATAGTGTAAGCTATTTGATACCACTCTTACAATTCCCATATCTTACTAGAGTTTTAGGAATTGAAGAGTTTGGGTTGTTTGTATTTTCATATAGTATTATGCTTTTTTTAATGATTATTACAAATTATGGATTTGAACTATATCTTCCAAAAGAGATTATTGAAAAAAATAGCAGTAAAAAAGAGATAAATGAAATATTTACTCAAACTGTTTTGATAAGAGTTGGATTATTTATTTTGTCTTTATTTATTCTTTTTATAGTTTATTTTTATACTGATTATTATAAAGACAGAGAAAATATACTTTTTATACTTACCATTGCTGTATTTTTCAATAGTTTTACAATTCTTTGGGTATACCAAGTAAAAGAGATGATATATCTGTTTAGTAGAATTACTGTTATTATAAGGTTTGTATCACTTGCTTTTGTATTTTTATTTGTAAATACTAAAAACGATTTAGATATATTAATCTTTATCTTGGCTATTACAAATGCTGTTATACTTTTTATTACATATTATATAGCAAAAAATAAATTTGAACTATCTTTTGGAAAAATTTATGTGAGTAAATCAATAGAATTATTAAAAAATTCTTTTGAATATTTTATTTCAAGGCTTGGAGTTTCTGTTTATGCTACTTTAGGTGGCTTTGTAATAGGTGCATTTTCAGGTTCTTTAAAGCAAGTTGCTTACTATGGAGTAGCACATCAGCTTTATACAGCTGGACTTTTTGCTATGAGTTCTATTAGCACTCCTCTTTTACCATATATGACAAGGACAAAAAACTATAAACTATTTTTTAAAATAGTTTTAATAGCACTTTTTCTTACTATTTGTGGCTCTTTTGTAGGATACTATTTTGGAGAAGAGATTTTAGTATTGATATATGGTTCTGAAATGATAGATGCAAAAAGTGTATTGAATATATTTATGATTACTATTATTTTGAGTGTGATTGGAGTGATGTTTGGTTATCCTGCTTTGGTACCTCTTGGAAAATCAAGAGTAGCAAACTTAAGTGTGATATATGCTGGTATTGCACAGTTAATCATGATATGTGTTTTATATGTATTTAAACTACCTTTTACAGCAGTTAGTATAGCTATTACCTATTTTTTTTGTGATTTAGTTATGAGTTCATATAGAGGGTATGTTTTTGCAAAAACTTATAGGAATGCAAAATGA
- the ispD gene encoding 2-C-methyl-D-erythritol 4-phosphate cytidylyltransferase: MKNIAIILASGTGSRFGSKQPKQFVRLAGKPVVQYTIEAFENSKTIDEIIVVTKEDYIDYVYEILNAKLFKKVSKVIAGGAERYDSTLSAINSIKEDEVNMIIHDAVRPFVNERIINDCIEALKTYKAVDVVVDATDTIVRVKDNIIKDIPDRRYLKRGQTPQCFKKSVLKKAYELFMKDENKIASDDCGIVLKYLPDEAIFTVKGEESNFKITHQQDIYLADNLIKDGLIGRMSHNYNEIKKVLKDKVIVVFGGSSGIGEDIVKESLKCEAFVDGYSRRLNGIDIRQIDDIKKALKQTFDKYGKIDYIINTTGLLNKKPLMTMSEDEIYDSYMINYVGVLNVSRASFEYLKDSQGMLVNFTSSSYTRGRPNYSLYSSTKAAIVNFTQALSEEWISHKIKVNVINPERTATPMRVENFGFEPADTLLSSKEVAIFTLSAMSFNHTGQVYSIKNDI, encoded by the coding sequence ATGAAAAATATAGCAATAATTTTGGCATCTGGGACAGGTTCAAGATTTGGTTCAAAACAACCAAAACAGTTTGTAAGATTGGCTGGAAAACCTGTAGTTCAATACACTATAGAAGCTTTTGAAAATTCAAAAACTATAGATGAGATTATTGTTGTTACAAAAGAAGATTATATAGATTATGTTTATGAAATTTTAAATGCAAAATTATTTAAAAAAGTTTCAAAAGTTATTGCTGGAGGAGCTGAAAGATATGATTCAACTCTTAGTGCAATAAATAGTATAAAAGAAGATGAAGTAAATATGATAATACATGATGCTGTAAGACCTTTTGTAAATGAAAGAATTATAAATGATTGTATAGAAGCTTTAAAAACATATAAAGCAGTAGATGTAGTTGTTGATGCAACTGACACTATAGTAAGAGTTAAAGATAATATTATAAAAGATATCCCTGATAGAAGATATTTAAAAAGAGGACAAACACCACAATGCTTTAAAAAATCAGTATTAAAAAAAGCTTACGAACTTTTTATGAAAGATGAAAATAAAATAGCTAGTGATGATTGTGGAATTGTACTTAAATATCTTCCAGATGAAGCGATATTTACAGTAAAAGGTGAAGAATCTAACTTTAAAATTACGCATCAACAAGATATATATTTAGCTGATAATCTAATAAAAGATGGGCTTATAGGTAGGATGTCGCATAATTATAATGAAATAAAAAAGGTATTAAAAGATAAAGTAATTGTGGTTTTTGGCGGAAGTAGTGGAATAGGAGAAGATATAGTAAAAGAATCTTTAAAGTGTGAAGCTTTTGTAGATGGATATAGTAGAAGATTAAATGGCATTGATATAAGACAAATAGATGATATAAAAAAAGCACTAAAACAAACTTTTGATAAATATGGAAAAATAGATTATATTATAAATACTACTGGACTTTTAAACAAAAAACCACTTATGACCATGAGTGAAGATGAGATTTATGATAGTTATATGATAAATTATGTCGGAGTTTTAAATGTATCAAGAGCTAGTTTTGAATATCTAAAAGATTCACAAGGAATGCTTGTGAATTTTACATCGAGTTCATATACAAGAGGAAGACCAAACTATAGTCTATATTCATCAACAAAAGCAGCTATTGTAAACTTTACACAAGCCTTATCAGAAGAATGGATAAGTCATAAAATAAAAGTAAATGTGATAAATCCAGAAAGAACAGCAACACCAATGCGAGTCGAGAATTTTGGATTTGAACCAGCAGATACTCTTCTTTCTTCAAAAGAAGTTGCAATATTTACACTATCTGCTATGAGTTTTAATCATACTGGACAAGTTTATAGCATAAAGAATGATATATGA
- a CDS encoding glycerophosphodiester phosphodiesterase family protein, translating into MLKNIKFKILNRNIALLFFIAIFIVIMALFWKSDLNTIDFKNQEEIEDFFTYKNDNFFVISGHRGGEMKNYPENSIYTIKKVLEKNPAIFEVDAHLTKDNIPVMIHDATLDRTTTCIGKIKDFTLNEIKKCKLKDKKGNITNYNIDTLEDMIVWAKGKTIINLDVKDVSAKQKIDLVNKHNAFTSTIFTVHNAKQALEFYNLDKRTIFSAWILDEKSFLEYKSSGIPWKNIAIAYVGYKITDENKKLKDLLHNEDVMTMIAAAPIYDKIKDKKDRYTSYQNIIKEGFDILETDYPIDVAKALKSLEQTNTTKQQYINR; encoded by the coding sequence GTGCTAAAAAATATAAAGTTTAAGATATTAAATCGAAATATAGCTTTACTGTTTTTTATAGCTATTTTTATCGTAATAATGGCTTTATTTTGGAAAAGTGATTTAAATACTATTGATTTTAAAAATCAAGAAGAAATTGAGGATTTTTTTACCTATAAAAATGATAATTTTTTTGTAATCAGTGGGCATAGGGGGGGTGAGATGAAAAATTATCCAGAAAATAGTATCTACACCATAAAAAAAGTACTTGAAAAAAATCCAGCTATATTTGAAGTGGATGCACACCTTACAAAAGACAATATTCCAGTAATGATTCACGATGCTACACTAGATAGAACAACAACATGTATTGGAAAAATAAAAGATTTCACTTTAAACGAGATAAAAAAATGTAAATTAAAAGACAAAAAAGGAAATATTACTAACTATAATATAGATACTTTAGAAGATATGATTGTTTGGGCAAAAGGTAAAACAATTATTAACTTAGATGTAAAAGATGTATCAGCAAAACAAAAAATAGACTTAGTAAATAAACACAATGCTTTTACAAGTACTATTTTTACAGTACATAATGCAAAACAAGCTTTAGAGTTTTATAACTTAGATAAAAGAACTATATTTAGTGCTTGGATATTAGACGAAAAATCTTTTCTTGAGTATAAATCTTCAGGTATCCCTTGGAAAAATATTGCAATAGCTTATGTTGGCTATAAAATAACAGATGAAAATAAAAAATTAAAAGATTTATTACATAATGAAGATGTAATGACCATGATAGCAGCAGCTCCAATTTACGACAAGATAAAAGATAAAAAAGATAGATATACTTCATATCAAAATATCATAAAAGAAGGGTTTGATATTCTTGAAACAGACTATCCAATAGATGTTGCAAAAGCACTAAAAAGCTTAGAACAAACAAACACTACTAAACAACAATACATAAATAGATAA
- a CDS encoding MarR family EPS-associated transcriptional regulator — MNQEEIELKILRSVDKVTSQRTIADEIGYSLGKMNYVLKNLIDKGLIKTQRFVNSENKIQYKYLLTPKGIKEKIEITEKFIAIKKAEYDELVSEMEEDKLKC; from the coding sequence TTGAATCAAGAAGAGATAGAACTAAAGATTCTAAGAAGTGTAGATAAAGTCACAAGCCAAAGAACAATAGCAGATGAGATAGGCTATAGCTTGGGAAAAATGAATTATGTACTTAAAAACTTAATTGATAAAGGTCTTATAAAAACTCAAAGATTTGTAAACTCAGAAAATAAAATCCAATATAAATATCTACTTACGCCAAAAGGTATCAAAGAGAAAATAGAGATTACAGAGAAGTTTATTGCTATAAAAAAAGCTGAGTATGATGAGCTAGTAAGTGAGATGGAAGAGGATAAGCTAAAGTGCTAA